One part of the Perognathus longimembris pacificus isolate PPM17 chromosome 10, ASM2315922v1, whole genome shotgun sequence genome encodes these proteins:
- the Fbxl8 gene encoding F-box/LRR-repeat protein 8 gives MAKPLPPSHTIAEPGEQLPEEVLALIFQHLPLRDRAAAARVCRAWATAATSSTVWHNTSISCDYEGESMLPPYLSACLDHVHHLRLEFEPSRKPSRRAATELLTALAGRSPGLRGLRLEGHGEKPLFDSGRDILEAVQAICKATRELRHLDLRGLPFTLDDTLVLQAARGCPELRSLFLDNPALVDNVGPDSVLELVKACPHLRALGLHLASLSRAVLEALAAPDRAPFALLALRCECLEDARVTLLPDEAWAALSRRHPGMAVELELEPALPAESVMSILQPAVPVVALSLNLSGDTVGPVRFAARHYAATLRALEVRASPSAQLNAALEELAARCRGLREVHCFCVVSPSVLSAFRAHCPRLRSYTLKLKREPHPWRPTRLS, from the exons ATGGCAAAGCCTCTACCCCCCAGCCACACCATAGCTGAGCCAGGAGAACAGCTTCCGGAGGAAGTGCTGGCACTCATCTTCCAACACCTGCCCCTCAGGGACCGTGCTGCAGCTGCCAGGGTCTGCAGAGCCTGGGCCACTGCTGCCACCAGCAGCACTGTGTGGCACAACACTAGCATCAG CTGTGACTATGAGGGGGAAAGCATGCTGCCACCCTATCTGTCAGCCTGCTTGGATCACGTTCATCACCTACGACTGGAATTTGAGCCATCGAGGAAGCCGAGTCGCCGCGCAGCCACAGAGCTACTGACTGCACTGGCCGGCCGTTCCCCAGGGCTTCGAGGCCTGCGCCTGGAGGGCCACGGAGAAAAACCCCTCTTTGATTCAGGCCGAGACATTCTGGAAGCTGTGCAGGCCATCTGCAAGGCCACCCGGGAGCTGCGACACCTAGACCTGCGGGGCTTGCCCTTCACACTGGATGACACGCTGGTCCTACAGGCTGCACGCGGCTGCCCGGAGCTCCGCAGCCTTTTCTTAGATAACCCTGCGCTGGTGGACAACGTAGGGCCCGACTCCGTACTCGAGCTCGTGAAGGCCTGCCCGCACCTCCGCGCTCTTGGCCTGCACCTGGCCAGCCTGTCACGCGCCGTCCTCGAGGCACTGGCCGCCCCAGATCGCGCTCCCTTTGCCCTCCTCGCGCTGCGGTGCGAGTGCCTGGAAGATGCTCGAGTAACCCTCCTGCCGGACGAGGCCTGGGCGGCCTTGAGCCGGCGCCACCCTGGGATGGctgtggagctggagctggagcctgCGCTGCCTGCCGAGAGCGTGATGAGCATCCTGCAGCCCGCAGTACCCGTGGTGGCACTGAGTCTCAACCTCTCGGGAGACACCGTCGGCCCGGTGCGCTTCGCGGCGCGCCACTACGCCGCCACCCTGCGCGCGCTCGAGGTGCGCGCCTCCCCCTCGGCGCAGCTGAATGCGGCGCTGGAGGAGCTGGCTGCGCGCTGCCGCGGCCTCCGCGAAGTGCATTGCTTCTGCGTGGtgagcccgtccgtgctcagcgcCTTCCGCGCGCACTGCCCGCGCCTGCGCAGCTACACGCTCAAACTAAAGCGAGAGCCACATCCCTGGCGGCCCACGCGCTTGTCCTGA
- the Tradd gene encoding tumor necrosis factor receptor type 1-associated DEATH domain protein: MAAGPNGHEEWVGSAYLFLESSLDKVDLSEAYAHPEKKVAVFGALQTALAESSESPDVLQILKIHRSDPQLIVQLRFCGRQGCRRFLRAYREGALRAALRTRLAQALSGPSLPLQLELRAGAELLDASLTDEERCLNCILAQKPDRLRDEELTELEDALRNLTCSSSGQGDHVGVTPALSESPIPSPSEEKPPPQSGQTFLFQGQHIVNRPLSLQDQQKFACSVGLKWRRVGRSLQRHCRALRDPALDTLAYEYEREGLYEQAFQLLQRFVQAEGRRATLQRLVAALEENELTSLAEDLLGLADPNGLA, encoded by the exons ATGGCAGCTGGGCCAAATGGGCATGAAGAGTGGGTGGGCAGCGCATACCTGTTTTTGGAGTCCTCGTTGGACAAGGTGGACCTGTCCGAAGCCTATGCACACCCGGAGAAGAAGGTGGCTGTGTTCGGGGCTCTGCAGACAGCATTGGCAG AGAGCTCCGAGAGCCCAGATGTGCTGCAGATACTCAAGATCCACCGCAGCGACCCGCAGCTGATAGTGCAGCTGCGCTTCTGCGGGCGCCAGGGCTGCCGGCGCTTCCTGCGCGCCTACCGCGAGGGGGCGCTGCGCGCCGCGCTGCGCACCCGCTTGGCGCAGGCGCTCTCCGGGCCCTCCCTGCCGCTGCAGCTGGAGCTGCGCGCTGGCGCCGAGCTGCTGGACGCTTCGCTGACCGATGAGGAGCGCTGTTTGAATTGCATCTTAGCCCAGAAG cccgaCCGGCTCAGGGATGAGGAGCTCACTGAGCTAGAGGATGCACTCCGCAATCTGACCTGCAGCAGCTCGGGCCAGGGTGACCATGTGGGGGTCACTCCTGCTCTCTCAGAGTCCCCGATCCCTTCTCCGTCAGAGGAGAAGCCACCGCCCCAGTCTGGccagacttttctgttccaggGTCAGCACATAG TGAATCGGCCCCTGAGCCTGCAGGACCAACAGAAGTTCGCCTGCTCGGTGGGCCTCAAGTGGCGCAGGGTGGGGCGCTCACTGCAGCGGCACTGCCGGGCGCTGCGCGACCCCGCCCTGGACACGCTGGCCTACGAGTACGAGCGCGAGGGGCTCTACGAGCAGGCCTTCCAGCTGCTGCAGCGCTTCGTGCAGGCCGAGGGCCGTCGGGCCACGCTGCAGCGCCTGGTGGCCGCGCTGGAGGAGAACGAGCTCACCAGTCTAGCTGAGGATCTGCTGGGCCTGGCAGATCCCAATGGCCTGGCGTAG
- the B3gnt9 gene encoding UDP-GlcNAc:betaGal beta-1,3-N-acetylglucosaminyltransferase 9, with amino-acid sequence MRTRLRLRRDASVTLLLGASLGLLLYSQRDGAAPTTSRSPAPGPAAPRPTPGPRRFQAPDVAPPAYEGDTPVPPTPTGPFDFGRYLRAKDQRRFPLLINQPRKCRGRQPDLLVAVKSVAADFERRQAVRQTWGAEGRVQGALVRRVFLLGVPRGAGGERGDAGTPTHWRALLRAESLVYRDILLWAFDDTFFNLTLKEIHFLNWASAFCPDARFIFKGDADVFVHLGNLLQFLAPRDPARDLLAGDVIVQARPIRARASKYYIPEAVYGLPAYPAYAGGGGFVLSRATLRRLAAACAQVELFPIDDVFLGMCLQRLRLTPEPHPAFRTFGISQPSAAPHLRTFDPCFYRELVVVHGLSASDIWLMWHLLHRPHGPVCARPQPVAAVSFQWSS; translated from the coding sequence ATGAGGACGAGGCTGCGCCTCCGCCGGGACGCGTCCGTGACGCTGCTCCTcggggccagcctgggcctcctGCTCTACTCGCAGCGCGACGGGGCGGCCCCGACCACCAGCCGGTCGCCAGCGCCGGGGCCGGCGGCCCCGAGGCCCACCCCGGGGCCTCGCAGGTTCCAGGCCCCCGACGTAGCCCCGCCGGCCTACGAAGGGGACACGCCCGTGCCCCCCACGCCCACCGGCCCTTTTGACTTCGGCCGCTACCTGCGGGCCAAGGACCAGCGGCGCTTCCCGCTGCTCATCAACCAGCCGCGCAAGTGCCGCGGCCGCCAGCCGGATCTGCTCGTCGCCGTCAAGTCGGTGGCCGCCGACTTCGAGCGGCGCCAGGCGGTGCGCCAGACGTGGGGTGCCGAGGGCCGCGTGCAGGGGGCGCTGGTGCGCCGCGTGTTTCTGCTGGGCGTGCCCAGGGGCGCAGGCGGCGAGCGGGGGGACGCGGGCACGCCGACGCACTGGCGCGCCCTGCTGAGAGCCGAGAGCCTGGTCTACCGAGACATCTTGCTCTGGGCTTTCGACGACACCTTCTTCAACCTGACGCTCAAGGAGATCCACTTTCTGAACTGGGCCTCGGCCTTCTGCCCCGACGCGCGCTTCATCTTCAAGGGCGACGCCGATGTGTTCGTGCACTTGGGGAACCTGCTGCAGTTCCTGGCGCCGCGGGATCCCGCCCGGGACCTGCTGGCGGGCGACGTGATCGTGCAGGCGCGGCCAATCCGAGCGAGGGCCAGCAAGTACTACATCCCCGAGGCCGTGTACGGCCTGCCCGCCTATCCCGCCTACGCGGGCGGAGGGGGCTTCGTGCTCTCCAGGGCCACGCTGCGCCGCCTGGCCGCTGCCTGCGCGCAGGTGGAGCTCTTTCCCATCGATGATGTCTTTCTAGGCATGTGTCTGCAGCGCCTGCGGCTCACACCTGAGCCTCACCCGGCTTTCCGGACCTTTGGCATCTCCCAGCCTTCAGCTGCGCCGCACTTGCGCACCTTTGACCCCTGCTTCTACCGCGAACTGGTGGTCGTGCACGGGCTCTCCGCCTCTGACATCTGGCTTATGTGGCACCTGCTGCACCGACCACACGGGCCAGTCTGTGCACGTCCCCAGCCCGTGGCTGCCGTCTCCTTTCAATGGAGCTCTTAG